In one window of Solanum pennellii chromosome 2, SPENNV200 DNA:
- the LOC107011907 gene encoding berberine bridge enzyme-like 28, which translates to MMTSFNKLTIFLFLSICLISSSWANKTHDDFLECLSHKIMNSNSKSQAIHTPKNSSYSTIYNSYSDNVRITSDFKPSIIFTPNDESQIQAAIHCSKIHDLQFRIRSGGHDYEGLSYTSDTPFFIIDLRNLRSISIDIEKKTAWIQAGATLGEVYYRIAERSKKLAVVAGVCPTVGVGGHFSGGGYGMMSRKFGTAADNIIDAKLIDANGRIQDRESMGEDHFWAIRGGGGTSFGLIISWKVKLVDIPQKVTVFNVTRTLEQNATQLVYKWQHIADKVDDNLLLRIFLRSNIESPFRRGQRTVHAFFTTMFVGGVDELLREMQKSFPELGLVKDDCIEMSWIESILFFAGFPRGTSLDVLLDWNTTTNQEYFFKGKSDYVQHPISIKGLEGIWKLYNQLGENSGVELQFSPYGGKFSEISESETPFPHRAGNIFMIEYAIFWLKMENSKRNIAWSRKLYRYMGKYTSKSPRAAYFNYRDLDLGVNNKGNYTSYAQARIWGVKYFKNNFDRLVKIKTKIDPTNIFRNEQSIPPLLSQA; encoded by the coding sequence ATGATGACTAGTTTCAACAAGTTAACaatctttctctttctctcaaTTTGCCTAATTTCATCATCATGGGCTAATAAAACTCATGATGACTTTCTTGAATGCCTTTCTCATAAAATTATGaactcaaactcaaaatcacaaGCTATCCACACTCCTAAAAACTCATCATATTCAACCATTTATAACTCCTATTCAGATAACGTAAGGATAACCTCCGACTTCAAACCATCAATTATTTTCACTCCTAATGATGAATCTCAAATCCAGGCAGCTATACATTGCTCTAAGATACATGACCTACAATTCAGAATTCGAAGCGGTGGACATGACTATGAGGGACTTTCATACACTTCGGACACTCCTTTTTTCATAATTGATCTTAGAAACCTAAGATCAATATCCATTGATATCGAGAAAAAGACTGCTTGGATTCAAGCTGGCGCGACCCTAGGGGAAGTTTACTATAGAATCGCGGAAAGAAGTAAAAAATTGGCTGTAGTTGCTGGGGTTTGCCCAACTGTTGGTGTTGGTGGACACTTTAGTGGTGGAGGGTATGGCATGATGTCACGAAAATTCGGTACCGCTGCTGATAACATCATTGATGCAAAATTAATTGATGCTAATGGACGAATTCAGGATCGAGAGTCAATGGGTGAGGATCACTTTTGGGCTATTAGAGGAGGTGGAGGGACTAGTTTTGGTCTCATTATCTCATGGAAGGTGAAATTAGTTGATATTCCACAAAAGGTAACTGTATTCAATGTGACACGAACGTTGGAACAAAATGCAACTCAACTAGTCTACAAATGGCAACATATCGCGGACAAAGTTGATGACAATCTCCTCCTCAGGATCTTCCTGAGGAGCAATATTGAATCTCCATTCAGGCGTGGACAAAGGACTGTCCACGCCTTTTTCACTACAATGTTTGTTGGAGGAGTAGATGAACTCCTCCGCGAAATGCAAAAGAGCTTCCCAGAACTAGGGTTAGTGAAAGACGATTGCATTGAGATGAGTTGGATTGAATCTATACTCTTCTTTGCGGGTTTCCCTAGGGGAACATCACTTGATGTGTTACTAGATTGGAATACCACAACTAATCAAGAGTACTTTTTCAAAGGTAAATCAGACTATGTCCAACACCCAATTTCTATAAAGGGTCTTGAAGGTATATGGAAACTATACAACCAATTAGGCGAAAATTCGGGTGTTGAATTACAGTTTAGTCCCTATGGAGGAAAGTTTAGTGAGATATCAGAATCTGAAACTCCTTTCCCTCATAGAGCTGGAAATATATTCATGATCGAGTATGCAATATTTTGGTTGAAAATGGAAAATTCTAAAAGAAACATAGCTTGGAGTCGGAAACTTTATCGATACATGGGTAAGTATACATCAAAATCTCCTAGAGCAGCTTATTTCAACTATAGAGATCTTGATTTGGGAGTGAACAATAAAGGAAATTACACAAGTTATGCACAAGCAAGAATTTGGGGAGTAAAATATTTCAAGAACAACTTTGATAGATTGGTCAAAATCAAGACTAAAATTGATCCAACAAATATCTTTAGAAATGAACAAAGTATTCCACCTCTATTATCTCAAGCTTAG